The Tolypothrix sp. PCC 7712 genome segment TTACATTCGCTTCACTTCAAGACTGCATACCCCGCATCCTGCTGGGAGCTACATAACAGTAATCCATCAAATAACAGTGATATTACGGTTGAATTATCCCAAAATTTAGCCAAATTCATCAAATCTTTAGCATTTTTACCTATTCAAAAGGCTTAAGTTAATTACTTAAGCCCGATGATTACCCTGCCCAACCTTAACTTTATAATTGATTCTTCATTCAGTATGCGTTTTCACAACATTAGTCTGAGTTTCCTGGCTCTGGTTATCGCCACGGCTTCCACTCCGATAAATTTCAGCCTTTGGGCCTCACCAGGAGAATTACGAGTACTAGCGCAAACACAAGCGGATCGCAAAGCCGAAGCAGACAGGTTGCTAAAGCAAGGTAAAGAGCAGTATCAAATCAGTCAATTTGAAGCTGCATTACAGTCTTGGCAACAAGCGCTGATTATCTATCGAGAAATAAAAAACCGTCAAGGTGAGGCGGATACTCTGCGTGGAGTGGGGGCTGCTTACTATGAGCTGGCCGACTACACCAAAGCGATTAATTACAACCAGCAGAGTTTGCTGATCGCACAGGAAATCAAAGACCGCTTAGGTGAGGGGCATACTCTGCGTGGTTTGGGAAATGCTTACTTATCCTTCAGAAACTATGCCAAGGCAATTGATTGCTACCAGAAGAGTTTGGCGATCGCGCGGGAAATCAAAGACCGCCAAGGCGAGGGGAGATCTCTGGGCAATTTGGGAATTGTTTACAAGAACCAGGGAGATTACACTAAGGCAATTGAGCACTACCAGCAGAGTTTAGTGATGGCGCGGGAAATCAAAGACCGCAAAGGAGAGGAGAATGTTCTAGGCAATCTAGGAGTTGCTTACTATGAGTTGAGAAATTATGCTAAGGCGATTGAGTATCAGCAGCAAAGTCTAGCGCTCGCGCGGGAAATTAACGACCGCAAAGGAGAGGGGCAGTCTCTGGGTAATTTGGGACTTGCTTATTCTGATCTGGGAGAATACGCCAAAGCAATTGAGTACTACCAGCAGAGTCTAGTGATCGCGCGGGAAACCAAAGACCGCTACACGGAGGGGACATTTCTGGGTAATCTGGGAAATGCTTACGAATCCGTAGGAGATTACACCAAAGCGATTGAGTACCACTCCTCAAGTTTGGCTATTGCTAGAGAAATCAAAGACAGAAACGGGGAAGGGAATGCTCTGGGCAATCTGGGAAATCTTAACTATTATCTGGGAGAATATGCCAAGGCAATTGATTATTACCAGCAAAGTTTGGCGATTAAAAGGGAAATCAATGACCGCCTAGATGAGGGAGCAGTTCTGGGCAATCTGGGAAATTCTTACTTCTCCTTGGGAGAATACACCAAAGCGATTGAGTCTCACCAGCAGTATTTGGCGATCGCACAGAAAATCAATGACCGCAAAGGGCAGGAGAATGCTCTAGGTAATCTGGGAAATGCCTACTATGCTCTAGGGGACTACCCTAAAGCCATTGAATACCACTCCTCAAGTTTGGCGATCGCACGGGAAATTAAAGACCTCAAAGGGGAAGGGCAGTCTCTGGGTAATCTGGGAAATGCTTACGATGCTCTAGGAGACTACACCAAGGCTATTGAATACCAGCAACAGTATTTGGTGATCGCGCGGAAAATTAAAGACCGAAACGGAGAGGGGAAAGCTCTAGGTAGTTTGGGACTTGCTTACGATGCACTGGGAGACTACGCCAAGGCGATTGAATATCAGAAGCAGAGATTGGCAATGGCGCGTGAAATCAAAGACCTCACTGGAGAAGGAATAAGTCTGAATAATTTAGGATTAACTCTCTACAAAGCAGGCAATCTCCAAGAAGCTGAAAAAACCCTCTATACTGGCATTGAAGTTTGGGAATCTCTTAGAGGAAGATTGGGTAAAAATGATAGCTACAAAATCTCAATTTTTGAGGTTCAAGCTAAAACTTACCCCATACTGCAACAAGTCCTGATTGCTCAAAATAAAACTAAGGAAGCTCTAGAAATTTCTGAGCGGGGACGTAGTAGGGCATTTGTAGAGTTATTAGCTTCTCGCTTTTCTAGCAAAACTACAGGACGAATCCTCGAAAATCCTGTTGATCAACCTACAATATCCCTACTGCAACAAATCGCCAAACAACAAAATGCTACTCTGGTTGAATATTCAATTATTAATGGTGAGATCAAAGTTCAGGGTAAACCACAAATTAAGGAATCAGAACTCTACATTTGGGTAATCAAACCTACAGGTGAAGTTACCTTCCTGTACGTTTAAAATAAAGTCTTGAAATTTCAGAGACGCAAAAACTTGATTTTACGTGTCTATCTCCAGAATCTGGAAAGAATAAAGTCCTAAACTTTGATGAAGAGAAATGCTGAGACTACAGAAGTCTAAAATAATAAAGTCTTAAAATATTGCATAAATCGAAGCTCGGTATAGCATTTATAGCTATTGTGTCGTTTCCAGAGGAATTTGAAAAAATGCTTCGGCTCTCCAGCCCAAAAATTGCATAAACAGCAGATGGTGAACAGGACTACAAGTGCTTTGGGGTTGCAGTAACTTAAACAACCAACTTTTCTGAGGATTCGGCAGTTCAAGTGGACATTTAAGTTGTTGTAGTAAATCTCTACAGTAGTGCTGCTTAAGCAAACTTAATAACTCCATCTCCCTGTCCCGGCGATTTTTGTTAGCACCAAGTTTTTGAGAGATGAGATAAAAATATCGCTTTAATATCGATTCCAAGCAATTAGAGTTATAGGGCTGATTCAGCAACCAAGCACTATCAGTCGCAAGGGTTAACAAGACTTGGTGAGAAGAATTATTGAGATTAACATCTGTTGGTGAGGGAATTGTTTGTATTACCCTGTTTGCAGAGACAAACTCATAGACTGGTTGATGCCTTCGTGGATTAAGATCACTAGATACCAAAAATACTTGGTGAGTGGGGCAGACTTCTACACCAGGAGCTTGATGAAGTCGATGCCAGTAAGGTTCGCCAAATTCTTGCTCATCCTCCACAGCACACAAAGGACAAAATCTTAGCGAATAAGGAAATGGAATAGCAACCTTGAACAATCCAAAGATTTGATAGAACCATGAACCCCCAGAATTTCTCATTAATTGTAGGCGGTAATTTTGTTCTTCCGGGTTAAAAAAAGGACTGTACAGGGGAAACAGAGTATGGCGATTGACCAAACGCTCTACGGTATAACGATGTCCTTTAGGCAATACCGCAACTAGCCTATCGAGATTCCAGGGTAAATCAATTACCGCCTTTGCTGCATAATAACCTTGTAATTCAATGGCTACAGCATTTTTACTCGGATACTGCATATAGTCGTGGTAACGTCCGCACATACTGTAGAGCAATTCATCTCTAAAAGGGTCGGGAAATAAGCCAATCATCCAGAAATATCCTCGAAAAGATACTCTGTTGCCGCTTTAATGAATCCTGCTCGTTGTAACGATTCGTAAGCACCAACCTTCTGCTTGACTCCTGACGCTACAATCTCCGGCAGTCCTGATTCATCAGGTTTCACAGACTGGCTACCAAAAGATGTTGAGGGTTTAGCGTGTGGCGGTTTTTTAGGGCAACTGTCAGCTTGTGAATTAGCAACAGTAGACTCATTAGGAGTGTTTTCTTTTACACTACCATTGATAACTTGTAACGTTAATTTCTCAGCAGCTTCTTGAAAGTAAGGTTCGATATCAACTAGATATACATCCTCAAACTTCTGCAACTCCACTTTATCTCCTCGTTTGAGAGCAGAAAGGACAGGAGCAGCCAAGCACAGGCAATCTTTGGCAACAGAACGAATAATAGCTTCTGTTACCTTTTCCTTACCAGTAGTAATAGCTCGAATTTGAGCCAACATATAAACCTTAATTGCAAAATCAGTGATACCTTGTGTTTCGTAATACAAAGTATGTGCCAGTTGAGGGTTGAGTGGACATGGGTAAAGAGTATATTGATACCGCCACAAAGATTCTATGAAGAACTGCCAAGTATCATTCTCCGGCATGGGATGCCAAAGTAAATCACCCTGTCCTGTTCCCCGGCGCATTTGCCGAAACTCACCACTGAGAACAGACCAAGCCTTATAAGTGCCAACTAAAACAACGGGTAAGCCAATTGTGTTGATTAATCCGACGAAGAAGTTGAGCATTTTCTTGTGTCCGCCGCTCTTGGCTTCGCTCAAATTCTGGAGTTCATCAATTACCAGCACTCCTAAACAATGAAGTGAGGCAACCCGCGCCATTGCTGGAATTAACTCATCTACAGTTCGCCGTCCCTTGCCGGCGTAGTGCTGGTAGTAAGAAGTGTCAAGGAGATCATCAACTGCTTGAAAAAAGTTCAAGCACAATCCCTTGATAGAACCATCAAAAGGGCAATCGAGTTTTAGCCAGACAATTTGTCCTAGGGTAAAGTCACGATTGCGGTAATAACTGTGATTAATTACTTGGGGGTAGAGTTGCAAAACCGATTCAACGGCTGTTGTCTTGCCTACACCACTCATACCAATTATGGTAAAGCCATTGGCAGTAGAGCGTAAGCGACTAGGTGGTACTTGGTTAGTTACAAGAGCTTCTACCTTTTGGCTGATATCATGAAAGAACTCACGGCTAGCAGGGTTGCGGGCGCGATACCCACTCCGAATTAGACGAGCAAATCGCTGTTCTAAATCTATGTGTACTGGCAGAGGTTGAAAAAATTGCAATACCTCCTGAATTAAGTGCAGACGCTCGTGATTAGGTAGCAATCGCTCTTGTGCATCATATCTGGGAAGTAAAGACAGCGAAATGAAGGCTTGTTCTTCGGTTAATAAAGGGGGCAGTGCCTCAATTAGAGGATTATCACGGTAAATAGAAATTTGTTCGGGATTATACTGGGCAAAGACTTCTCTACCCCGAAACACTAGCAGATGTGGCGAGTGGGCTGGCTCAGGAGTCATTATTCCAACTCTCCTCACGTAACCGACGCAATTTATCAAAGGGTTGTGGGGGTGGAACATACTCCTGTTCTTCACCCTCAAGTTGACTATCTCTAACTATGGGTACGACTCTTTGGGCGTTGTCAGATACTTCTGGTCTAAAGTAGTCTGCTCCACTTAGCCGCTCATGGTCACGCTCCAGTTGCCGTGACGAGCGAATATTTTTCACCCGCTTGTGAGGATTCAGGTCACAACGTGCCGCCTCAGTTTGAGTGCTAGCTTCACAAACAATTTCCTCGACAGTAGCATGGAAAACCGCTTGACTCCTTTGACTGCGGGTTTGAGCAACTTGTTGACGTTGTTGTTTTAATGCCAAATAATCTGTTGCTTCGTGCCAATCCCGTCCAGTGAAAGTCTTCGATACGGGCAGAAGATGGCAGACTTCCATCCGTTTACCACCTTCATTACGTAAATAGATGGTATCAATTTGGCGCGGGTCATAAGCAATCGAGAGCTTCCATCTACCTTCTAATCTGGCTTTGATAAACCATTGCTCTCGCACTGCCAGTTCACAAGTATAAAACAGACCGCGATAGTAAATTCCTTGATGGGTGACAGAGGCACTGTCAGTTGGTAATAAATTTAACCTGACAATTTCTCTTGGCATTACCCTTGGACAACCTTGATTTTGAACGCCCCAGTGCCATAAGTTAATCGGATATGGTTCAACACCATCTGCAATCATATATTCATTTGCTGGATAAGTATCCAATCGATGTTGATTGTTATGGTCGAGGATACAAAGCAGCATCAACTTGCGAAACTGGTTAAGATCCAAAACAGCATCTAATCGATAATCCTTGTCACCCCGTTCGTAAGTTTGATGAACAGCCCCAGGCATCCAATGTATCAGCTTGTCATTACTGAGTCGAAAGTAACGCTCGACTATAGGTTTCCAATCTGGGCGAAAGGGCGGAGTATTGTCTACTCGAATACCCAAAGCATTTACTAGATTATTAGCATTGTTACTGAGTAGTTCTCCCCGGTCAGCCAGGATAGCTTCTGGTAGATGATGACTAGGCCACTGAGCCTCAGTGATCTCAATGCCGTATTCTTGGCAAAATTTCACCTTATTTGCAGTGGCATTTTCCAGTGCTAACATTGCTCCCAACCAACTAGGGCCTTCCAAGCTGACGCTAAAACCTACAATTAAACGGCTGAAAACGTCAACTACCAGATAAATCACTGGGCGACCGATGAGCCGATTTCGGTCTAATGAACTAACTAAATAAATGTCGCCAATAGTCGCATCAATTTGATACAAGCTGCCGGGGCCACTGGCAATGTTGGTCGCATTTCCCGTAACAGCACGATGACGAAGATTAAATCGATGTTCGCCGACACGAGATTTGAGTGTGCGGCATAAATCACGGTCTTTTTTGTACCAGTAGTAAAATTGAGCGTAGGTTGGCAGTTCCTCGGCAGGCGGTAAGATTGGCACTAACACACCGTTAATCGTTTCATATCCCTGATGAAAAAATTTTTCTAGGGTTAGTTGATAACTTTGCTTGAGTGTTCTCCCACTACGGGTTTCATAAAACAGTTGAATCCCTCGGCGAAAATATTCTCTGACTTGTTGGTCAACATTCACACCTATTGCTTGCTGTTCTCCCAGTGTGAGTTTGTTTGGACGACCTCGTTTACGGTGATTGTTCTGTCGCAACTTCCCAGAACCACCGCATTGGTCAAAGCGAGGAAGTAAGGCATTTTTTACTTGTCCACCTTGCCAATAACGCCGTAAGTAGTTGTAAATAGTTGCTGATGTTCGTCCTGTCTTGACAACGGTATCTGCAACCAACCGACCGCGAATAGTCCGAATGAAGATTTGCTCACCTTTTTCAATCAGAGGCTCAATTACTTGCCAAGCCTCATCGCGGTGCTGTTTATGCTTTTCATCAATCTCTTCTTCCTTTTGCACCCATACGACATACGGGTCAACTTCTAAAATCTGGACGGCGTTGGCTGCCAAGGCAATTTCTATCTCTGAACATTTTTGCCACATTGGGAGTGCAGTGGTATTGTTCAGTTCAATGGTAACTACATCATTGTTGCCCAAATTCAACCACAAAATTCTTTCAATGCGATTGCATTTGCTGTCGTCTAGCCATTCTAGTAGCAGATTTTTGCCGAAACTCATCCTACTTCTCCCATTTGTAATTCGGATACTTGAGGTGACACTTTTAACAGCAGCAGTGGCTCTCGTGGCTGGATTGCTCTATTCATATCGACTATCCAATGTCGGGACGCTAGCAAATGACGAGCGACACAAAGGCTTGTCCCTGGTGGTAAACCCAATTGGTTGTCACAATCAGTAGTAATTGCTGCTAATGGAGTATCAGTTTGCATCACCTGTTGAGTTAGCACATAGCTGATTTGCTCAATCTCTATTTCTGTTAGTGATAGGCTACTGGGGTGGCGAAATGGATGTATCCAAGCGACGTTATCTGCAAATGCTTTACTGATTTCATTTTCTGTGACAATTCCCCAGCTAATTCCTCGTCCTTGCCAGTAAAGACGCTCTATCTCCAATTTTTCTAATACTCGTGCTGATGACAATTTTTCTTTTGGTTTTACTGTCCGAGCTTGTTCTGTGACTCCTATTGATTGGTTAACTGTCACTACAAAATCCGTTGTCATGACGATTGGGTCTTTTGTTCGCGGATTGGCTGGGTGTCGGATATTCAATTGCTGGGCAATTTCTTGTGTCTCTTCTAAAGGCAGTAATGGGTACTGTTCTCGAATATCTGCGACTAACACTGACCAATCAAGAAGATAAAAGTAGCGCAGCTCTAAGGAGCTAAATAATTCATGGGTGAACGAAAAAAAGTGTGGGGAAGAAAAAACGAGTTAGCGTATCATTTACGCTAACTAAGCTCTGACTGATGTAGATGTTAACTCTTACTTCGATATGAATTATTTTTGAAATCTTGCCGCTTCTTCAACTAGGTCATTGAGTCCTAGCTCTAGTGTATGAAGCACCTGGTTTAACGCTTCGATTTTTGTCCGATTTTTCATCATCTCAACTGCTTTTAAGAAAGCTGGACTACCTGCTTTACCAATATATTGATGACAACTTTTATTACCATTTTTGGTAACAAAGATAGGTGATCCTGATTGCCACTTGTAATACCAATAAGCTCCGCCCTTACCTTTGGCGCGGTAACGAACAATCCAACAACCAGAAAAAGCTACATCACTCTTGTTAAGAGTAGAGATTTCTTGGTTGATTTCTTCTCTTTTGGCAATTAAAAGTTCTACTCTGTGTGCTAAATCTGAAAGACTCTGTTCTCTTGTTTTGACCACTATTAAATACAAGCTTAAAAGTCCAAGGTTAGCGTGAATCTTACACTAACTTAATTTGATTGTAAGATAAGGATGACCAAAAATTTGACCATCGCTCAGAAGAACTTAAATATGCTGCCCTAAGAGCCATAACTCCTTCGGCTCCAAAAAAAGACCAATGCATACCTGCTTGTTTTAATCTTTGTGTAACCACACGCCGATTAGAACTTTCAACAACTCCTGAACCAATCATTAAACCAGCTTTTAAATAAGAGCGATAATCAATTCGACTTTGATT includes the following:
- a CDS encoding tetratricopeptide repeat protein, which translates into the protein MRFHNISLSFLALVIATASTPINFSLWASPGELRVLAQTQADRKAEADRLLKQGKEQYQISQFEAALQSWQQALIIYREIKNRQGEADTLRGVGAAYYELADYTKAINYNQQSLLIAQEIKDRLGEGHTLRGLGNAYLSFRNYAKAIDCYQKSLAIAREIKDRQGEGRSLGNLGIVYKNQGDYTKAIEHYQQSLVMAREIKDRKGEENVLGNLGVAYYELRNYAKAIEYQQQSLALAREINDRKGEGQSLGNLGLAYSDLGEYAKAIEYYQQSLVIARETKDRYTEGTFLGNLGNAYESVGDYTKAIEYHSSSLAIAREIKDRNGEGNALGNLGNLNYYLGEYAKAIDYYQQSLAIKREINDRLDEGAVLGNLGNSYFSLGEYTKAIESHQQYLAIAQKINDRKGQENALGNLGNAYYALGDYPKAIEYHSSSLAIAREIKDLKGEGQSLGNLGNAYDALGDYTKAIEYQQQYLVIARKIKDRNGEGKALGSLGLAYDALGDYAKAIEYQKQRLAMAREIKDLTGEGISLNNLGLTLYKAGNLQEAEKTLYTGIEVWESLRGRLGKNDSYKISIFEVQAKTYPILQQVLIAQNKTKEALEISERGRSRAFVELLASRFSSKTTGRILENPVDQPTISLLQQIAKQQNATLVEYSIINGEIKVQGKPQIKESELYIWVIKPTGEVTFLYV
- a CDS encoding TnsD family Tn7-like transposition protein, yielding MIGLFPDPFRDELLYSMCGRYHDYMQYPSKNAVAIELQGYYAAKAVIDLPWNLDRLVAVLPKGHRYTVERLVNRHTLFPLYSPFFNPEEQNYRLQLMRNSGGSWFYQIFGLFKVAIPFPYSLRFCPLCAVEDEQEFGEPYWHRLHQAPGVEVCPTHQVFLVSSDLNPRRHQPVYEFVSANRVIQTIPSPTDVNLNNSSHQVLLTLATDSAWLLNQPYNSNCLESILKRYFYLISQKLGANKNRRDREMELLSLLKQHYCRDLLQQLKCPLELPNPQKSWLFKLLQPQSTCSPVHHLLFMQFLGWRAEAFFQIPLETTQ
- a CDS encoding ATP-binding protein, translating into MTPEPAHSPHLLVFRGREVFAQYNPEQISIYRDNPLIEALPPLLTEEQAFISLSLLPRYDAQERLLPNHERLHLIQEVLQFFQPLPVHIDLEQRFARLIRSGYRARNPASREFFHDISQKVEALVTNQVPPSRLRSTANGFTIIGMSGVGKTTAVESVLQLYPQVINHSYYRNRDFTLGQIVWLKLDCPFDGSIKGLCLNFFQAVDDLLDTSYYQHYAGKGRRTVDELIPAMARVASLHCLGVLVIDELQNLSEAKSGGHKKMLNFFVGLINTIGLPVVLVGTYKAWSVLSGEFRQMRRGTGQGDLLWHPMPENDTWQFFIESLWRYQYTLYPCPLNPQLAHTLYYETQGITDFAIKVYMLAQIRAITTGKEKVTEAIIRSVAKDCLCLAAPVLSALKRGDKVELQKFEDVYLVDIEPYFQEAAEKLTLQVINGSVKENTPNESTVANSQADSCPKKPPHAKPSTSFGSQSVKPDESGLPEIVASGVKQKVGAYESLQRAGFIKAATEYLFEDISG
- a CDS encoding Mu transposase C-terminal domain-containing protein: MSFGKNLLLEWLDDSKCNRIERILWLNLGNNDVVTIELNNTTALPMWQKCSEIEIALAANAVQILEVDPYVVWVQKEEEIDEKHKQHRDEAWQVIEPLIEKGEQIFIRTIRGRLVADTVVKTGRTSATIYNYLRRYWQGGQVKNALLPRFDQCGGSGKLRQNNHRKRGRPNKLTLGEQQAIGVNVDQQVREYFRRGIQLFYETRSGRTLKQSYQLTLEKFFHQGYETINGVLVPILPPAEELPTYAQFYYWYKKDRDLCRTLKSRVGEHRFNLRHRAVTGNATNIASGPGSLYQIDATIGDIYLVSSLDRNRLIGRPVIYLVVDVFSRLIVGFSVSLEGPSWLGAMLALENATANKVKFCQEYGIEITEAQWPSHHLPEAILADRGELLSNNANNLVNALGIRVDNTPPFRPDWKPIVERYFRLSNDKLIHWMPGAVHQTYERGDKDYRLDAVLDLNQFRKLMLLCILDHNNQHRLDTYPANEYMIADGVEPYPINLWHWGVQNQGCPRVMPREIVRLNLLPTDSASVTHQGIYYRGLFYTCELAVREQWFIKARLEGRWKLSIAYDPRQIDTIYLRNEGGKRMEVCHLLPVSKTFTGRDWHEATDYLALKQQRQQVAQTRSQRSQAVFHATVEEIVCEASTQTEAARCDLNPHKRVKNIRSSRQLERDHERLSGADYFRPEVSDNAQRVVPIVRDSQLEGEEQEYVPPPQPFDKLRRLREESWNNDS
- a CDS encoding heteromeric transposase endonuclease subunit TnsA; protein product: MLVADIREQYPLLPLEETQEIAQQLNIRHPANPRTKDPIVMTTDFVVTVNQSIGVTEQARTVKPKEKLSSARVLEKLEIERLYWQGRGISWGIVTENEISKAFADNVAWIHPFRHPSSLSLTEIEIEQISYVLTQQVMQTDTPLAAITTDCDNQLGLPPGTSLCVARHLLASRHWIVDMNRAIQPREPLLLLKVSPQVSELQMGEVG